The Halictus rubicundus isolate RS-2024b chromosome 18, iyHalRubi1_principal, whole genome shotgun sequence genome contains the following window.
TGTCCTTCTTAGGATCTTTAGTGGCAAAACGACCTTCCATACCAGGAGTTAAATATATTCCATATCTTTTAGCGTTTGGCTTGGGAGCGTTGGTCACTTTTGGAATTTCAGCCGCTTTAAAGGTATATAAGCAAAGGCGAATTTGATGTACCTCATATCGTTTGCACACAATAGTATGTGAAAAAAAGAGCTGTTGTCGTATACTTGTATGCTGCCAATTCTATAAAAACATGATATAATTGAGATCAATCAATTGAAGTCTTTTTAGGAGtgcattatttaaaaattaggaGAAATAcaagtatatgtatattttcgCGGCTGAATAAAGGTAATGAGACTTTTAATACAAGccacaattattttaattttcctaACCAGCTATATTTAAATTAATGAGTGTAATGTTAAAACAGAACAGCTCAGAAAGAAATCTTTTTGATACACACGATGCACGTGAATACGGTTTTATATAGATAGATTCATTCAGACACATCACTATGAAGTCACAAATTTTGCTACGAGGTACCAAGTAACTATTTACTTACATTTAAACAAATTAATAATATGAATGACTTTTTTCAGGCTCAGGAAGACAATTTGTAATGGAGCTCTCAGCATTTTTTACAAAGAGTGTGATACTGAAATCCAATTACATACATAtaagaatattattaatatagttAAATCTTTTCTAGTTTTGTACACAaactttttgtaaaaattatcaTATTTTTGTAAGTTTTCCTCTTGTACTTGTTAAATGCTTCTTTCTGCAATTTGACTAGTATTGGATTGACCCATAAATTCGTGCAGATTTTATACAAATACGACATGCATGAACAGAAATATAAGAAATAACCAAATCTTTGTCAAGATAATTTCTGTAAGAAGTTATGGGAAAATCTTATTAATACAAAACAGGAAATACGCTCACTTTTACTTGAATAGATGCAAAAGAAAGTATGTAGATACAAATAGACAGTATACACACTGGTTCACTAAAATATATGTATTCCATTGTAAACTGTTTATATTTACGTTTGAAGTTCAGATCACTGTTCTATCAAATTACACAGCATAAATATTGTACAGAAAAGTAGGAACACTATAACATAGAGTATGTAAAGCAATTGTAATTTACTTTAATACAtgtaacaattttttagaaGTCGTACTTTTATAAGGAAAATatgttgttattgttataacTAATTGTACAATTTAGTACTAGGTTaagtactttttttaaatttgcaaaAGTTCAAACACTATATGCATTGTTTTATGTTGCAGGAATGTGACATCATGATTAATTACAtacaaaatatgaaattataacTTTGATGTTGTATCTTTCTTCAAAAGTATTTTTCGTTAAATTATATTCTAGAAATGTTTAACTACACTTTAAGTGCGAAAAAactaaaaacaattttataaatataatttaaagtaAAAGTGTATCAACCaagttatattatttattcatataATAGTTAATAATACAAAATAAGCACACGCATGTATGAAAAACAAATTATACGTTTATTGACGCAAAATTGCTAGCATACACAGTATGTTATCAAAGGTATGTTCAAATTTATTCTAGTAGTCTAAAAGTActaatttctttgtatttaagAGATTATGATACATACATATTATGCAATTTATTGAAAGTTCAATTTGGTATAAACAATTTACATGTATTAATACGTTCGATATGATATTGAAGTACTTTTTTGTATCTTACTGAGCATGGCAGTTTATTTTTGTTAATCAAAAGATTAGCATAAatcacaaattaatttcttgccACTGAACTATTGCTTCCAAGTATCATCTCCCCTCCTTGAGTACTATCTCGTTGAAGGCtctgtaaaaatattgaaaaaatatgtaatacaGTAGTAGAAACAGTGTATCATATATAAGAAAATGATGTCAATACTTTAACATGTATTTGTTGTTTCAACATAGCTGCCCTTAAAATTAACATGCGTGTACATCTCAAATATCTCTTGCCAGCACTTATTGACTTTTCGAACGTTGTACTGCGTTGATCAACATCTTTTGCATATAAAATCTAGAAATGCATGATACAAAAACACCagtttaattaaatatttcagATTGATGATTATCGATAGTAATTACCTTATTATGAGAATCTATGCGAGCTTGAATTTGACCATCAAGAATTAGTTGCATGAGCTCATCTTCCAGTTCTGAGACTGTTCTATTAAAAGCAGTGGCCATGCGTCTCATATCTGCGCTTAAATATGGACTAAAGTATTGTATTAATGCTCTATTTCGTATTTGCGTGTACAATATATTTACATGTGGTGCTATATACATATCCAAGAGTATATTATCCTTAATTTCATCTAATAACTTCAAACACGATGCATACTTTGATtcataaaatgtaaaaataatgtcTCTTAATTGTGGTTCCAGTTCTAGGAAGAGTTTGAAAGAACCACTGAAAATGACTTGCTTCTGTAATTCATGTCTATCAAATGTGGCTAACGCACAAAGACCCCCGTACAAGGCAACATTTCCAGGGGACAATAACTCTGGACAATCACAGTGGTCTAACGATGCTTGTAAGAAATGCCTTGCAGCCAATTTGAATCTTCTTGTTGCTAGTTCTGCTAAGCCAGCTGCAACTTTTAGCTTTGTAATTATAGACTGATTGTTATCTTTACCATGTACATCGGATACATCTGATGTGCTTTCAGCCTTTGTAACGTAACTTAGTACATGTGTCCAATTTTGCAAGTAAACAGAAACCTTGATAACATTCAAACACATGTTTACAACGTGTTTGCCACTGGTACAATAATCCCTTGCTCTCGAGTAACATTTTAAGGCATGAACAAGATCACCGCAATCAAGATAATGATCTCCCAAATCATCGTGGCCCCTTCTGATACTTTCTTTAATTGAATTACTTCTGTAGTTTTTTAAATCGGtatcaaatttttctaattttagaGCAGCCTTTTTCGTTCGAGATTCAACCCATGCTTCGTCTAAGGTCAACATGTCTTGAGATGTGGATTGAGCTGCAACATCCGGTAACCCAGATGAACCTACAACTTGTACTAGTTTTTTGTGCAATAATACATATAAAGAAACGTTGTATGTTGTCATCACATAAGAGATAGCCATCTTTAATGCTTCTACCCTTAACATGGGACAATGTTCAGCTATGTACATAAGCCTATATAGTTTGGCGAGTCCTGTGTAACTATTAGCATATACTTCCAAATCCTGTGGGCAGTATAATGTATAAATTATCTGACACTCGTTATTTATTATATCCTTTACATTTAAGAATGTATACATACCAATGTTGGATTTTCCACAATATATGGTTCCTGTTCTGCATTATCATTATCTTCTGTAGGAGCATCGACTTGCATTGGCTCCACCACATTTTGCTAAACATGTAAAGCAATGTCAAATATGAATCGTTTATTATACTAGAAAGGCCAATGCTGTTCTAACATTCAGATGTCACAAATACAATTGGCAATTCGTTTTcaagaaataaatagaaaaataacaaAGTTAAATGTCACAACACAATGCAGTCTTGAAAAGAAACCGAAGAATTTTTGAATCCTTCCTAATTTGTATTTACATTGAATGTATCGTTCTATTAGTAAAATATCTGTCTTTCAATTCACAATTTTACCTGGACGTCGTGAAATTGAAATGGCATGTCAACGTTCTTTCTCGCGTTACTCATCGGACACtacgaaagaaaacaaatgcttCGAAACCAGACATATGCAATAGAAGAATAAGATAAACACATGTATAGCCGGCTCAGTGTACACCACCGGGAGTAATGAAAGATTTTTCTTGGCTATATTTAGATAAATTTCTTtatgtacataaatatatatgcaACACCAAAACAGTTATACACTTCACACCGCGACACGAGAGTCCATAATTGCAATGCGAgttctatctaatatcataaCATTCAATGGTATTTgtacattctgatatattctatcTTAACACCACAAGTCTGTGGTTGAAGTCAAAAAGAGCCCCTTtatataaattaatgcgtgcgaatattcatggcttaaaagttattctgtatctcgagttctataatttattcttactaaataattagacggcaagatggtcaagggagtgcttgttccTTCTGGTTTCCTTTCGGGTCTTTTGTGctgcaacctcctcgtggtgagacctgggcaatcggtattattcggTATAAgatactagaagttcttacaaatagagaataatatcgagctaatagctgcacaTTTATAATTTGCTATAACTGCCAGTTATacaaacttgtgtatttaattgaattgtatatgaaaattcatagaaaataattaattcattcacttcattatcaaattcaaattATCAGAGTTACAATTCAAGATCTACCCAACATTACTTTGCCACGGCTTCCTTTTTAAGTTCCTGCGATCATCTTTGGCGTTCGGTATCTCTCAGGCCAGGGAATGAGACTACCCAGTTGTCTTCGAGTAGAACCTACATATGTAGATCGCTCCTCGGAAAGAGGAGAATTACTCTCGCCGACGCTGCACAAGGTACTAGCTACAATCACCTGCAACTACCACTCGTCCTGCGTGCATTTTAGTTCTACTTTGTTCTATTTTTTGTATGAACACGTTtaacattgtaatttatttggtgaaaaataaagaatattagttacaaTAGTTAATATGTTCTTCTTTCCACACCCTCGATATTAGAATTAATGTATTTGCGCcaaaatttcgtgccacctctttggctatcatgttctcctagtagaaatccgaaaaattgagaaaaactacgaaaattcagaaaaattgaactttgtattaggagaacatgataccgaaggaggtatccgaatttcagtagtacaagtcaacgtcaagccagacgctcgaaaattttcgaaatttcagtggtacaagtcaacgacaagccagacggtcgagaatttttccgaaaattttcgaaaaattgaacttttgtattaggagaacatgataccgaaggaggtatccgaatttcagtagtacaagtcaacgtcaagccagacgctcgaaaattttcgaaatttcagtggtacaagtcaacgacaagccagacggtcgagaatttttccgaaaattttcgaaaaattgaacttttgtattaggagaacatgatgtcgaaggaggtatccgaatttcagtagtacaagtcaacgtcaagccagacgctcgaaaattttcgaaatttcagtggtacaagtcaacgacaagccagacggtcgagaatttttccgaaaattttcgaaaattttaacttttgtattaggagaacatgatatcgaaggaggtatccgaatttcagtagtacaagtcaacgacaagccagacgctcgaaaagtttcggaatttcagtagtacaagtcaacgacaagtcagacggccgaattttcggaaaattttcgaaaaattgaacttttgtattaggagaacatgatatcgaaggaggtatccgaatttcagtagtacaagtcaacgacaagccagacggccgaaaattttcgaaattttagtagtacaagtcaacgacaagtcagacggtcgaaaattttccgaaatttcaatAGTACAACTCAATGACAAGTCAGAGCAtgtaaatttttttcgaaaactcACATTTTCTATTAGGACAATTCGACTACAGTATTACAACTCGACTACAAGTGGgacgttcgggaaaaattgagggttcaataattaaatacgcAGATATGTCTTTTCGTTACCTTTTGTTTATTCATACATAGTCGATTCACATGAAATGGTTGggttaaaatacaatataaatgtgtTCAGGATTCCTTCGCTGTGTGGCGCGACACATAAAGTCCGGCGAAATCTACAAAAAGCGCCATTCGTCGTAGTGGCGGAACGCctaagcttgtagccgattaatTTCGGATTTCCATCGatgggtggcgccacgtacaacTTCCGACAgaatctgcaaacagcgccattatctcgtagtggcgaaacgcctAAGCTTGTAGTCGATTAGTGTTCGGCATTCCTCCGTTGGGTGGCGCCGCGTACAAATTCCGGCAAAATCtacaaacagcgccattacctcgtagtggaGAAAGGCCCAAGCTTATAGACGATTAGTTTCGGATTTCCACCGCCAGGTGGCGCTGGCGGCAGAAGTCGGTTATTCGGTCGGTaacgtttggctaacagtttgagcgttgtGCCGCTACGGTctagtggcgctattttcaaattttcaggaGCAGGTGAGTCCTGCCGCTTATTGCACTACCCCTTATGGGAAtaacggcaagaatcatttgttctGTTCTTTAGGGGTTGGATATTAACAGAGAGGGAATGAGAGTGTTCAGTAATGTAAGGTGAGTGTTACGTAGCGGTAGATTCGAAAATCCATTGGTAACAAGTATCTGGATTCAGCCGCAAGAGTTGAGCTAACAGTTTAGGCACAGACTAAATCCGCGAACTGTCGGTAATGATGGGTGCGACACCgaaatggtacgggggctcttgGAGCTCGAGCCCCCCGAGGCCGAGGCCTAGATTGTACTCCTATACGTTGTCTGTTGTTTAATTAAAAATCTAAAATCTGGGAACCGTTAATTCTCAAACACAATTCAAAGCACCATTGGAAATTTAGTACATGATATATTGTTCAATGAAATTGGGCCCTCATTTTGACCCTCAATTGTTTTTCTCCCGTTGTAGATTTTTTCTGTAGTTCACAGCATGCACGCATCGTAAGGGTTATGTGAAACGTCAAAACCATAATATCAATATCTGTATAATATTTCTATTAACAAGAGGTCGAGCAGGCATAAAAATGAAGACAAGATTTAATTCCTACGATATTGTTTGCACCGTAACTGAACTGCAAAAGTGAGTACACTGTACAAATTTATCAAATCCTTGACAAGCTATGATAAGCTTTTGTAAATATacttaattttatttcaactcTATAAATTACTTCCAAACTATTATCGTAGCCACGTTTTATTGGTGTATATATAGCTAATTTTGATTCTTAGGCTCATTGGTATGCGTGTAAATCAAGTTTATGACATTGATCATCGAACTTATCTCATCCGTCTTCAACGAAGCGAAGAGAAACATGTTCTTTTATTGGAATCTGGTAATAGAATCCATACAACAGCCTTTGAATGGCCAAAAAATGTAGCTCCATCAGGATTTTCTATGAAAGtacataatattaatagtataaagaaaaataataaaagaattcTATAAAGATTTATATATAATGCTATTTCCAATGTTCTCAGATGCGTAAACACCTTAAGAACAAACGACTTGAAAGTCTTGCTCAAATAGGTGTAGATAGAATAATAGATTTACAATTTGGTTCTGGCGAGGCTGCATATCACATAATATTAGAACTGTACGATCGAGGAAACATTGTCCTTACAGACTACGAGATgactattttaaatattttaagacCTCATACAGAAGGAGATAAAGTCAGGTAAAACATAATGAAACTGAAATACTTCATCTCTCATatgaaaatattactaatagTGTACAATGACCAGGTTTGCTGTTAGAGAAAAATATCCTGTAGACCGTGCCCATAAAACTAGCATGCCACCAGTAGAAGAAATACAACAGCATCTCGAAAATGCTAAACCAGGAGAAAATCTCAAAAAGGTTTTGAATCCACTTC
Protein-coding sequences here:
- the Csn1b gene encoding LOW QUALITY PROTEIN: COP9 signalosome subunit 1b (The sequence of the model RefSeq protein was modified relative to this genomic sequence to represent the inferred CDS: inserted 1 base in 1 codon), with the translated sequence MSNARKNVDMPFQFHDVQQNVVEPMQVDAPTEDNDNAEQEPYIVENPTLDLEVYANSYTGLAKLYRLMYIAEHCPMLRVEALKMAISYVMTTYNVSLYVLLHKKLVQVVGSSGLPDVAAQSTSQDMLTLDEAWVESRTKKAALKLEKFDTDLKNYRSNSIKESIRRGHDDLGDHYLDCGDLVHALKCYSRARDYCTSGKHVVNMCLNVIKVSVYLQNWTHVLSYVTKAESTSDVSDVHGKDNNQSIITKLKVAAGLAELATRRFKLAARHFLQASLDHCDCPELLSPGNVALYGGLCALATFDRHELQKQVIFSGSFKLFLELEPQLRDIIFTFYESKYASCLKLLDEIKDNILLDMYIAPHVNILYTQIRNRALIQYFSPYLSADMRRMATAFNRTVSELEDELMQLILDGQIQARIDSHNKILYAKDVDQRSTTFEKSISAGKRYLRCTRMLILRAAMLKQQIHVKSLQRDSTQGGEMXTWKQ